A single region of the Gossypium arboreum isolate Shixiya-1 chromosome 12, ASM2569848v2, whole genome shotgun sequence genome encodes:
- the LOC108476813 gene encoding serine/threonine-protein kinase TOR-like, producing MIGLLFLLIFFTAVKRTYSLPYMEGPNASRASISSYRVVTMFITCLCILAVDFRIYPREYAKTETYVTSLVWQVLLAVRALVLPPTEDIETWLKFASLCRKNGRISQARSTLIKLLQYDPEASPENVRYHGPPQVMLAYLKYQWSLGDDHKRKEAFARLQNLVREFSISLNIQSIASTASTSGTNANVPLLARVYHKLGAWQWSVSPGLDDDSIQEILTAFRNATQCATKWAKAWDAWALFNTAVMSHYTLRGF from the exons ATGATTGGGTTATTGTTCTTGCTGATCTTTTTTACTGCAGTCAAAAG AACTTACTCTTTGCCTTACATGGAAGGACCTAATGCTTCAAGGGCAAGCATATCATCTTATAGGGTTGTTACG ATGTTTATCACATGCTTGTGTATCTTGGCTGTTGACTTCAGAATATATCCTAGAGAATATGCTAAGACAGAGACTTACGTGACTAGCTTG GTCTGGCAAGTTCTTTTGGCTGTTAGAGCTCTTGTTTTACCTCCAACTGAAGATATTGAAACCTGGCTCAAGTTTGCTTCTCTCTGTCGGAAGAATGGAAGGATAAGTCAAGCTAGGTCTACCTTAATTAAGCTTTTACAG TATGATCCAGAAGCGTCTCCTGAAAATGTAAGATATCACGGGCCTCCTCAAGTTATGCTGGCTTACTTGAAATATCAATGGTCGCTTGGTGATGATCATAAGCGAAAGGAAGCATTTGCCAGACTGCAG AATTTGGTTAGAGAGTTTTCAATTTCCCTAAATATCCAATCTATTGCATCAACTGCTTCAACGAGTGGTACAAATGCAAATGTTCCACTCCTGGCTCGTGTGTATCATAAACTTGGAGCTTGGCAGTGGTCAGTATCACCTGGATTGGATGACGATTCCATACAAG AGATCCTGACAGCATTTAGGAATGCCACTCAATGTGCGACAAAATGGGCAAAAGCATGGGATGCATGGGCGTTGTTCAATACAGCTGTCATGTCTCATTATACTTTAAGAG GATTTTAA